One segment of Pangasianodon hypophthalmus isolate fPanHyp1 chromosome 10, fPanHyp1.pri, whole genome shotgun sequence DNA contains the following:
- the gpx2 gene encoding glutathione peroxidase 2 — MTFIAKTFYDLRATTLEGESIDFNVYRGRVVLIENVASLUGTTTRDYSQLNQLQSRYPHRLVVLAFPCNQFGYQENCRNGEILNSLKHVRPGGGFEPSFTVFEKCDVNGANTHPVFAYLKDKLPYPDDDPVSLIQDPKFLVWSPISRTDVSWNFEKFLIGPEGEPFKRYSKNFETINIEPDIQRLLRLTKN, encoded by the exons ATGACCTTCATAGCCAAGACGTTTTATGACCTGCGTGCTACCACGTTGGAAGGGGAATCTATCGATTTTAATGTCTACCGAGGCCGAGTGGTACTTATCGAGAATGTGGCATCGCTATGAGGGACCACCACCCGGGACTACAGCCAGCTCAACCAGCTCCAGAGCAGGTACCCGCACCGGCTGGTGGTCCTGGCCTTCCCCTGTAATCAGTTTGGCTACCAG GAAAACTGCAGAAATGGAGAGATCCTGAACTCTTTGAAGCACGTACGACCAGGTGGAGGGTTTGAGCCTTCGTTCACCGTTTTTGAGAAGTGCGATGTGAATGGGGCTAACACACATCCCGTCTTCGCATACCTGAAAGACAAACTTCCGTACCCCGATGATGACCCAGTCTCTCTTATTCAGGACCCCAAGTTCTTAGTGTGGAGTCCCATCAGCAGAACTGATGTCTCTTGGAATTTTGAGAAGTTCCTGATTGGCCCAGAGGGAGAACCCTTCAAGAGATACAGCAAAAACTTTGAGACCATTAATATAGAACCTGATATTCAAAGGTTATTGAGGCTGACCAAAAACTAA